A stretch of Paenibacillus mucilaginosus 3016 DNA encodes these proteins:
- a CDS encoding YphA family membrane protein, translating into MGWLIGTAWSFPAGEQAVNGVMLVLTALAAAVLVRSPGVLLRLHLLSVGMLLASVHFFLRETLPLAPMLVVVTPECTSALLVGLIGAVLLRSPAAQIGSVTLGLLMGEAMSFYAHKEAWAGVIGGPAFQDGWWLTVYAVRGCSMVVVTLHRSVRSALRFLWSSLRGDKE; encoded by the coding sequence ATGGGCTGGCTGATCGGTACGGCCTGGTCCTTCCCGGCCGGAGAACAGGCGGTGAACGGCGTAATGCTGGTGCTGACCGCCCTGGCTGCTGCTGTGCTTGTACGTTCCCCCGGCGTTCTGCTGCGGCTGCATCTGCTGTCTGTGGGGATGCTGCTGGCGTCCGTGCATTTTTTTCTCCGGGAAACGCTGCCCCTGGCTCCGATGCTGGTGGTGGTGACCCCCGAGTGCACGTCGGCGCTCCTGGTCGGGCTGATCGGCGCCGTGCTGCTCCGCTCGCCCGCCGCACAGATCGGCTCGGTGACTCTCGGTCTGCTGATGGGGGAGGCGATGAGCTTCTACGCCCACAAGGAAGCATGGGCGGGAGTGATCGGCGGGCCCGCCTTTCAGGACGGGTGGTGGCTGACGGTGTATGCGGTGAGGGGATGCTCCATGGTGGTGGTCACCCTCCACCGCTCGGTGCGTTCGGCCCTCCGGTTCCTCTGGAGCAGTCTCCGGGGGGACAAGGAGTAA
- a CDS encoding YIEGIA family protein: MWLWIVEQKYNVGIILGILFGVASRIAMLRTDYRQYPTYPHGKIIHLSLGVIAAGLGSVAVPALLDKNYTAMTFLAMAAQQFRDVRNMERQTLSKIDSLELVPRGATYIEGIAMVFEGRNYLVIFTSFVTAFFAILFAWYWGIAAGLIAMLITFYFKSGKSISHIADIRVAQVRLDGPNLFVDDIYIMNVGLSDTQRVIREQAIGLILTPKNPNGRITLANLGQRQALLHDVSTIMGVFRDDGEPSLVPQAKLDMKDGRLAVLLLPQEKDAEKARAVALRSPILESAVRMPTEAEVPAGGKAGA, from the coding sequence ATGTGGCTGTGGATCGTAGAGCAGAAGTATAATGTTGGCATCATCCTCGGGATCCTGTTCGGCGTTGCGTCCCGCATTGCGATGCTTCGCACCGATTACCGGCAGTATCCGACCTACCCCCACGGCAAGATTATACACCTGTCGCTCGGTGTGATCGCGGCCGGTCTCGGCTCTGTGGCGGTACCCGCGCTGCTCGACAAGAATTACACGGCGATGACCTTCCTCGCCATGGCGGCCCAGCAGTTCCGCGACGTACGCAACATGGAGCGCCAGACGCTGAGCAAGATCGACTCTCTGGAGCTGGTTCCGCGGGGGGCCACTTATATCGAAGGCATCGCCATGGTGTTCGAAGGGCGCAACTACCTGGTGATCTTCACTTCCTTCGTCACCGCCTTCTTCGCGATTCTGTTCGCCTGGTACTGGGGGATTGCGGCGGGACTGATCGCCATGCTGATCACCTTCTATTTCAAGTCGGGCAAAAGCATTTCCCACATTGCCGACATTCGGGTGGCGCAGGTGAGGCTGGACGGACCGAATCTCTTCGTGGATGATATCTATATCATGAATGTGGGCCTGAGCGATACGCAGCGGGTGATCCGGGAACAGGCGATCGGGCTGATCCTGACCCCTAAGAATCCGAACGGACGAATCACGCTGGCGAACCTCGGTCAGCGGCAGGCTCTGCTTCATGATGTGTCGACGATCATGGGGGTGTTCCGGGACGACGGCGAGCCTTCGCTTGTTCCGCAGGCCAAGCTGGATATGAAGGACGGCCGGCTGGCGGTGCTGCTGCTCCCGCAGGAGAAGGACGCCGAGAAGGCCCGCGCGGTAGCTCTGCGATCCCCGATTCTCGAGAGCGCGGTGCGCATGCCGACGGAAGCGGAAGTGCCGGCCGGCGGAAAGGCGGGTGCATAG
- a CDS encoding lysophospholipid acyltransferase family protein: protein MLYRFFRSLFRVIFRILFRLRAEGMENIPRTGPVILCANHTSNGDPPLLGCLMERKVHYMAKAELFEMPVLSYILPRIAAFPVKRGGVSKESIRLSLDLLKEGSVLGIFPEGTRSNAGGMGKKGAASLAIKSGATVIPAAIVGGYKLFRPMKVVYGPPVDLSEFAGSGSEGLEQATEKIMNTIRAMVKQHESKR, encoded by the coding sequence ATGCTGTATCGGTTTTTTCGGAGTCTCTTTCGGGTAATATTCCGTATCCTCTTCCGGCTTCGCGCCGAAGGGATGGAGAACATTCCCCGTACGGGACCGGTCATCTTGTGCGCGAACCATACGAGCAACGGGGATCCTCCGCTGCTTGGATGTCTGATGGAGCGCAAGGTGCACTATATGGCGAAGGCAGAGCTTTTTGAAATGCCTGTACTCAGCTACATTCTTCCCCGAATCGCGGCTTTTCCCGTCAAGCGCGGCGGTGTAAGCAAAGAATCGATCCGGTTGTCCCTGGATCTGCTCAAGGAAGGCAGCGTGCTCGGGATCTTTCCTGAAGGAACCCGCAGCAATGCTGGCGGCATGGGCAAGAAAGGGGCGGCAAGCCTCGCCATAAAGTCGGGAGCTACGGTGATCCCTGCGGCGATCGTCGGCGGCTACAAGCTGTTCCGGCCGATGAAAGTGGTCTACGGGCCGCCGGTGGATCTCAGCGAATTCGCGGGTAGCGGCTCCGAAGGCTTGGAGCAAGCGACGGAGAAGATCATGAATACCATCCGCGCGATGGTGAAACAGCACGAATCGAAAAGATAA
- the fni gene encoding type 2 isopentenyl-diphosphate Delta-isomerase, translated as MRIPRKMEHVHHALQQGISGAQGFRDIRLLPNCLPGISSDRISLVTGIGELTLSSPILINAMTGGARETEEINRELAAAARETGLAMAVGSQMSALKNPEVASSYRIVRQVNPEGIIFGNLGSEATLDQAKRAVEMLRADALQIHLNVMQELIMPEGDRDFTGMLERIHTIVEGVGVPVIVKEVGFGMVRESAERLLQTGAAAIDVGGAGGTNFAAIENARRARPMEWLNDWGCPTAIALLEVLEARPGTEGRSTPVIATGGITGALDAAKALVLGASAVGMAGAMLRVQREEGTEALIGFIESLHAELRLVMTALGASTVEELHLMPAVITGDTAQWCSARSIDIRKFAGRSGFAAR; from the coding sequence GTGCGCATACCAAGGAAAATGGAGCATGTCCATCATGCTCTGCAGCAGGGCATCAGCGGAGCGCAGGGCTTCCGCGATATCCGGCTGCTCCCCAATTGTCTTCCCGGGATCTCCTCCGATCGCATATCGTTAGTTACCGGAATCGGCGAACTCACTTTGAGCTCGCCGATTCTTATTAATGCGATGACCGGAGGAGCCCGCGAGACGGAGGAAATTAACCGGGAGCTGGCGGCAGCGGCCCGTGAGACGGGGCTGGCCATGGCGGTCGGTTCACAGATGTCCGCCTTGAAGAATCCCGAAGTGGCTTCATCTTACCGCATTGTGCGGCAGGTGAATCCAGAAGGGATCATCTTCGGCAACCTGGGCAGCGAAGCGACACTGGACCAGGCGAAGCGTGCTGTGGAGATGCTGCGGGCAGATGCGCTGCAGATTCACCTGAATGTCATGCAGGAGCTCATCATGCCGGAGGGGGACCGTGATTTTACCGGCATGCTCGAGCGGATACATACGATTGTGGAAGGCGTCGGCGTCCCCGTCATCGTCAAGGAAGTAGGCTTCGGCATGGTGCGGGAGAGTGCGGAGCGGCTTCTGCAGACCGGTGCTGCGGCAATCGATGTCGGCGGAGCAGGCGGCACGAACTTCGCAGCGATCGAGAACGCCAGGAGAGCGAGGCCGATGGAGTGGCTGAACGACTGGGGCTGTCCTACCGCCATCGCCCTGCTTGAGGTGTTGGAAGCGCGGCCAGGTACGGAGGGACGGAGTACGCCGGTTATCGCGACAGGCGGCATCACCGGTGCGCTCGATGCGGCCAAAGCGCTGGTCCTTGGCGCGTCGGCTGTCGGTATGGCCGGGGCGATGCTGCGGGTACAGCGCGAAGAAGGAACGGAGGCGCTGATCGGCTTCATCGAATCGCTCCATGCGGAACTGCGGCTGGTGATGACGGCCTTGGGCGCATCCACCGTCGAAGAGCTTCACCTCATGCCGGCCGTTATTACCGGCGATACGGCGCAGTGGTGCAGCGCAAGAAGCATCGATATCCGCAAATTTGCGGGGCGCAGCGGCTTTGCCGCACGGTGA
- the rpsA gene encoding 30S ribosomal protein S1 yields MSEEIKDQEVQEVQGAEVSQEESMADVTFIKKGDIVKGKVIKVDADQAFVDVGYKYDGVVPVKELSSVQVDDASQNVEIGQEIELKVLTIDDHREKLVLSKRAVDGEKSWDKLAADMENKTILEAKVAEVVKGGLVVDVGLRGFVPASMVERTFVEDFSDYKGRTLRLRVKEMDREKNKVILSQKDVLDEEFEGKKKEVLAKLSVGQVLDGTVQRLTQFGAFVDIGGVDGLVHISEMAWHHVEKPSEVVKEGDKVQVQVLKVDPENERISLSIKATQPGPWQQVAGRINTGDIVTGTVKRLVQFGAFIEVAPGVEGLVHISQIAHRHVATPQEVLKEGEEVKVKVLDMNPDEKRISLSIKETEEAPAREPRQERERGDRERAPRRERESVSHEELSSLNLTLGERFGDKLSKFK; encoded by the coding sequence ATGTCAGAAGAAATTAAAGACCAGGAAGTTCAAGAAGTGCAGGGTGCCGAGGTATCCCAGGAAGAGTCCATGGCGGACGTAACCTTCATCAAGAAGGGCGACATCGTCAAAGGGAAAGTCATCAAGGTGGATGCGGACCAGGCGTTTGTTGACGTAGGTTACAAATATGACGGCGTTGTTCCTGTGAAGGAGCTTTCCTCCGTGCAAGTGGACGATGCTTCCCAGAACGTGGAGATCGGCCAAGAAATCGAGCTCAAGGTCCTCACGATCGACGATCACAGAGAGAAGCTCGTTCTCTCCAAGCGTGCCGTTGACGGCGAGAAGTCTTGGGACAAGCTCGCTGCCGACATGGAGAACAAAACGATCCTCGAAGCGAAGGTTGCCGAAGTGGTTAAGGGCGGTCTCGTTGTTGACGTAGGCCTGCGCGGTTTCGTTCCGGCTTCGATGGTTGAGCGTACATTCGTTGAAGATTTCAGCGATTACAAAGGCCGCACACTTCGTCTTCGCGTGAAAGAAATGGACCGCGAAAAGAACAAGGTCATCCTTTCCCAGAAGGATGTTCTCGACGAGGAGTTCGAAGGCAAGAAGAAGGAAGTACTCGCGAAGCTGTCCGTCGGCCAGGTGCTCGATGGTACGGTTCAGCGTCTGACCCAGTTCGGCGCATTCGTGGATATCGGCGGCGTGGACGGCCTCGTGCACATCTCCGAGATGGCATGGCACCATGTTGAGAAGCCGTCCGAAGTCGTGAAAGAAGGCGACAAGGTACAGGTGCAGGTGCTGAAGGTAGATCCGGAGAACGAGCGCATCTCCCTGTCCATCAAGGCTACCCAGCCGGGTCCTTGGCAGCAGGTGGCGGGCCGCATCAACACCGGTGACATCGTAACCGGTACAGTGAAGCGTCTTGTGCAGTTCGGTGCCTTCATCGAAGTGGCTCCTGGCGTAGAAGGTCTGGTACATATCTCCCAGATCGCTCACCGTCACGTAGCAACTCCGCAGGAAGTGCTCAAAGAAGGGGAAGAAGTCAAGGTGAAAGTGCTTGACATGAACCCGGACGAGAAGCGTATCTCCCTCTCCATTAAGGAAACGGAAGAAGCTCCAGCCCGCGAACCAAGACAAGAGCGCGAGCGCGGTGACCGTGAGAGAGCTCCAAGAAGAGAGAGAGAATCCGTCTCCCACGAAGAGCTGTCTTCCCTGAACCTGACCCTCGGCGAGCGCTTCGGCGACAAGCTGAGCAAGTTCAAGTAA
- a CDS encoding capping complex subunit for YIEGIA, translating to MGKILAVITMDKSKVAGGAPIFVTASPEEQQQVAFKLEKIMDASAHDLQNGTLIIVKHG from the coding sequence ATGGGCAAGATTCTTGCGGTGATTACGATGGATAAGAGCAAGGTGGCCGGCGGGGCGCCGATCTTCGTGACGGCCAGTCCGGAAGAGCAGCAGCAGGTCGCCTTCAAGCTGGAGAAGATCATGGATGCCTCCGCCCATGACCTGCAGAACGGGACGCTGATTATCGTGAAGCACGGGTAA